The bacterium BMS3Abin08 region ACCCAACAAAGAATACCATGAAGAGACTGAAAATGAGTGCGAGGATCAATGGATTTATTCCAAGCAGAAACCCGAGCGTTACACCTGCAAAGGATGCATGGGCAATACCGGCACCGATAAAAGAAAACCCCTTTACTACCACAAAAACGCCTATTACGGAACAGAGGATACCGATCAGTACAGCGGCCATGAGCGCCCTCTGCATAAATGCAAAGGCAAAGAAGTCGGATATTACTTGTGAAAAAGAATTAACCATGGTGAACATCCCCGACAATAACAAATATCCGGCCGGCCGCTTCGGTTACAATCACATTGGCGTTATAGATACGCTGGAGTTTTTCCTGGGTCAGCATCTCCTCTGGAGTTCCGATTAAGACCTGGCCGTCTGCCATAAATATTATCCGGTCTACCATGGGGTAGACGAGGTTCACATCGTGGGTAACCAATAAAATGGTTAAATTCCGTTCCTTGTGCAGGGTCTTCAAGAGATCTACAATCTCTCGCTGAGCCCTCACATCTACAGCAGCCGTGGGTTCGTCAAGGAGCAGGATCTCCGGGTCAGCGGAAAGTGCCCGTGCTATTAAAACGCGCTGGCGCTGCCCGCCTGAGAGGTGGGCAATGGGGACATGCATATACTCTTTCAGTCCTACATCGGCTATAGCCTCTGCGGCCCTTTCCCGGTCCAGGCGTCCCGGACGTCGGAAGAGCCCTATTTTGGCGTACCTTCCCATAATGATCATATCAAAAACCGTGGCAGGATAAGATATGTCAAGCGTCTCCCTCTGGGGTACATATCCGATGAACCGGCGGGCCATCGTTACCGGCTGCCCAAATATTTTGATACTCCCTCCAAGCGGTTTTATCAAGCCAACCAGTGATTTCAAAAGTGTGGTCTTACCGCAACCATTCGGGCCGATTATACCTATGGATTCGCCCCTGAGTATGCGCAAATTAATATCACGCAGAACAGGTTTTTCTGTGTAACCTAACGTTACATTGTCAAGAATAATACCTTCATCTGCCTTTATTGAAGCGGGGTTAGGGGGGATTGCATTTATATCTCCCTTTTCAGCAATCCGTCGGCTAC contains the following coding sequences:
- the znuC gene encoding high-affinity zinc uptake system ATP-binding protein ZnuC, yielding MKSSRRIAEKGDINAIPPNPASIKADEGIILDNVTLGYTEKPVLRDINLRILRGESIGIIGPNGCGKTTLLKSLVGLIKPLGGSIKIFGQPVTMARRFIGYVPQRETLDISYPATVFDMIIMGRYAKIGLFRRPGRLDRERAAEAIADVGLKEYMHVPIAHLSGGQRQRVLIARALSADPEILLLDEPTAAVDVRAQREIVDLLKTLHKERNLTILLVTHDVNLVYPMVDRIIFMADGQVLIGTPEEMLTQEKLQRIYNANVIVTEAAGRIFVIVGDVHHG